The genomic DNA GGAGGCTCTAACGGAATTATCGCAAGGACGAACAACACTTGTCATTGCTCATCGGTTAGCTACGATCAAAAATGCTGATCGTATTATAGTTGTAACAAAGGACGGTATTGCGGAACAAGGCAACCATGATGAGTTATTGGAGAAAAAAGGTGCTTATAGCAGGCTTCATGAGGCGCAATTTAGTGTTTAATAATGCAAGTCGATTTTACTAAATTAATGATGTAAAAGGAGAAAATGAATATGAAAAAGCTGTTATTTTTAGTGGTTGCTATGTTAGTTGTTTTAGCTGGGTGTGCGGAAAAAGGGAAAGTCGATAAAGAAGCGAAAGATAGTGACGCCGACGAGAAAATTGAAATTACGCATGCCTTAGGTACAGCGACATTTGATAAGGCACCTGAACGTGTAGTTGTGCTGGAATGGAATTACGCGGAGGAAGTATTAGCGCTAGATATACAACCAGTAGGTGTTGCAGATGTTGAAGGTTTTAAAAAGTGGGTAAAAATTGATAAGCAGCTCGGCGACGATGTTGTGGATGTTGGTACGCGACAAGAACCCAATTTGGAAGAAATCGCAAAGCTGAATCCGGATGTCATTATTACACTAGCAAATAATCATGGAAGCATACAGAAAGATTTAGAAAAAATCGCTCCGACGATTTTCTATGATACAACATCGAAAGAAGCGACGAAAGACTTGTATCAAACTGCCATGGATTCATTCAAAACGACTGCGAAATTATTGCAAAAAGAACAAAAAGCTGATGAAGTGATTCAGCAACTGGAAGAGAAGTATTCTACAGTGAAGCAGGAAATTGTTAGCTTGAATTTGCCGACGAAAAAATTTCTCTTTACGCAAGCCTATACGGTTAACCAAGCACCAACATTCCGTCTGTTTACGAAAAATTCCATGGTGAGTCATGTGCTAGAAAAAGTCGGATTTGAAAACACGATTACGGACCATCTAGATGCAGATTGGGGCTTTATTGAAGCCAATATTGAAGGGGTTTCGAACTATCAAGATGCTCTTTTCATGCATGCCGTACAAGAAGATGATCCCCTTTTTGACAATATGAAAAATAATAAAGTATGGAATGATTTAACGTTTGTGAAGGACAATCAACTCTATGATATTGGCGGCGATACTTGGACATTTGGCGGGGTATTATCTGCTGAGACACTCGTAAATAATCTACTAAAAGCTATAAAAGAATGATATGGAAAATCGGATAGTAAAAAGGGGTTTATGGATTGTTGGAGGTATCTTGCTATTTTTACTACTTGCATCTGTTCATGTGAGTCAGGGGCAGTCGTCGCTAGGTTATGTTACCTTTTGGCAACAGCTTAGGCATGACCCTCAGCAAATGAATTTTTTCTTATATTCGCGGTTGCCACGTTTGGTGATTGGTTGCATAGCTGGAGCGGCGCTGGCTGTTGCTGGGATGATCATGCAATCCATCACTAAAAATCCCTTAGCGAGTGCAAGTACATTAGGAATCCATGCAGGTGCTTACTTTTTTGTCGTCGTGTGGGCGATCTTCTTTCCGAAAATGAGTGGGGATTTCCCTTTACTCATCGCTTTCGGTGGGGGACTTGCAGCTGCATTCCTTGTTTGGGGACTTGTTGGGAGAGCGCTGGATCCTGTTCGCGTAGCATTAACGGGCTTGATTGTCAGTATGCTGTTTTCATCTTTTACTGGAGCTTTGCAGTTATTTTTCGCCAATGAAGTAACGGGCTTATTCCTCTGGGGATCGGGCTCGTTATTGCAATTGGATTGGTCAGGCGTTCAATTTGCTTGGCCGTGGTTTACGGTGACGCTGATTGTGGCATTGCTAGTGAGTCGAAAATTAGATGTCCTCTTGCTTGGCGACGAGACAGCGATAGGTCTTGGAGAGAAAGTTGGCGGGATTAAAGTATTGGGCTGGATCATCGCTATTTTCTTGGCTTCCATAACGGTGGCTGTCGTTGGGCCGATTGGTTTTGTGGGCATTATCGCGCCACATATTGTGCGGTTATTAGGATTCAGACTGCATTATTCGATGATTCTGGGCAATATTGTCATTGGGGCTATGTTATTAATCGGTGCCGATGTGCTCGTGCGTTTCATCACGCAAACACAGGAATTACCAGTCGGTGCCATGACGGCGATCATCGGAGGTCCTTTGCTCATCTATTTAGCCATTAAAATGAGTAAAGGCAAAAAAGAACAAGCGTCTGCTTTGGGTGGGCATGACTTTTTCCCGCGCAAATGGCCGGTCGTTCTGTGTATAGCCGCGTTGGCGTTTCTTGTGCTATTTGTCAGTGTGCTATTTGGTGGCACAGCATTTACCCCAGTGAATGAGATTGTTCAGGAATTAGCACATAACGTATATGTATGGGATTTTCGTGTCCCTCGTATAGTCGTTAGCTTTTTGGTAGGGATGCTCATGGCCGCAGGTGGAATGATTTTACAAGCTGTATTGCGCAATCCGTTAGCCGATGCCTCTGTTTTAGGTGTTACGTCAGGTGCTGGGATGTTTGCGATGATTCTCTTAATACTATTTCCGGGAATCCCCTTCTATTTCATTCCTGTAGGTGCATTTGTTGGCGCGATGTTGGCAATGGCGGTGATATTATTATTCAGTTTCCGCAGTGGTTTTCAACCGATTATGCTGGTATTGATGGGGGTATCTATTTCTGCAATAGGCTCAGCCATTATTCAAATCATTGTCGTGAAATCAAAGTTGAATATTACACAGGCCTTAACGTGGCTGTCAGGTAGTACATATGGGAGCTCTTGGGAGCATGTGTTGCTTGCTGCATGTGCTGTCGTTTTATTTTTCCCGGTGATTTATTACTTCTCAAGAACGTTTGATGTACTGTTATTCGGGGATGAATTGGCGACGGGTATTGGTTTGAAAACGCAGAAAGTACGCTTGTACATGATTGTCTTGGGTGTCGCTTTATCCGCCATTAGTGTGGCGATTGTAGGGACGATTGGTTTTATTGGACTGTTAGCGCCGCATGCAGCGAGAAGAATGGTTGGCATTAAGCATCAGCATATGTTTCCCATTACGATTTTACTCGGTGGTATTTTACTAACAGTTGCCGATTTTCTTGGCCGTTATTTATTAGCACCTAATGATGTGCCTGCCGGCTTATTGGTTTCTCTTGTCGGGGCACCTTATTTACTTTATTTATTAAGAAAGACTGGAAAGACCGTTGCTAAATAGTTGGGGACATTAAGGGAGATGAGTAGAAATGCTACTGCAGTTCAAAGTGGTTACGAGGATGGCATTCGTGCTGTGTTTGATGTTCATAGTAGGTGCTTGTTCAGCTGAAAGTGACGAGCAAGAGAAACCGACAGATAAGGAAACAAGTAGTGAGACAACACGGGTGATATCTACAATAATGGGAGATGTTGAAGTACCTGCGCATCCTGAACGCGTTGTCGTCGATTGGCATCTTGGACAAGTGATGGCTGTGGGGCTTATGCCAGTAGGGGCACCATCGACTTTAACGGATTTTGGGGAATTTTTAAAGCCGCTCGTATCGGCTGAAGTAGAGGATATTGGTAAAGATGGTACGGTTTCATTGGAAAAGATATTGGAACTTGAACCAGATTTGATTATTACGTGGGATCAAGAAGCAGCTGAGAGCTATGCTAAAATCGCCCCTACAGTTGTGTATGACACATCGAATTATGACACCATTCATGAGGAAATTACGGCAATGGGCGATATTTTGAATAGACAAGAGGATGCGAAGAAATGGTTAGCTGAATTCGATGGGCGTGTAGCGGCTGCCAAAGAGAAGATTAAAGGTGTTATTCCAGAAGGGGCAACGGTTACGATTGCCGACTATACTTTCGAGAAAAATGTCATGATCATTGGTGATCAAGGAGAACGTGGCAGTAAAGCGGTTTATAAATTGTTAGGGCTCACGCCACCTGCACGCGTTCAGAGCGATATTATCGATAAAAAAGAAGGACGTCTAGATGTCTCTTGGGAAACAGTCGGTGATTATATTGGCGAATATGTCATTACGATGAAGAATGAAGAAAGTGATGCACTGGATTTGCCAGCTACATGGACGACGTTAGATGCAGTAAAAAATGATCGCGTGTATGCATTTGATATTAAAAAGTATTTTAACTCAGATCCTCTATCAGCCCTGTATCAAGCGGAAGAAATTGCGGATGTATTGGTGAAAGGGAATCAATAATCACTAGAGGAGATAGCGAATGATGAAAAAATCCAAAGTAATTATGCTGGTCGCTATATTAGCCACGCTTGCTTCAGTGCTAATGGCTTGTAACAAGCCTTCATCTACAGAGAAGGAGCCGGAAACCATCGAAACACGGGAGTTTGAGACCGCTAAGGGAGTTGTTGAAATCCCTTCAAAGCCGTTGCGAATTGTCACAGACTTTTACGGTGGGGAGTTACTGTCTGTTGGCGCAAATGTCATAGGTGTCGAACCGACAGCATTTGATAATCCATTTATTAAAGATTTATTAAAAGATGCGGTTGAAATTGGTCAGCCGGTCAATGTTGAAAAAGTGTTGGAGCTGGAACCAGATTTAATTGTTGTGATGTATGATGAAAATTACGAGCAGCTTTCGGAAATTGCACCAACCATTCATATTCCATATGGGACAGCGACAAATATTCAAGAAACGGTCAAAATATTTGAGGATATTACGGGTAATCATGAAGAGGCCGCGCAATTCATCAGCAAATTTGATCAGAAAGCAAAAGAGGGCAGAGAAAAGCTTGCGGGTATTATTGCTGCCGATGCAACGTTTGGACTTTATGAATTAACGGATAAAGGCGATCTATGGATCTTTGGCGATAATGCGGGACGTGGTGGACAGGCGTTGTATAATGCGCTGGAATTGAACATGCCCCATGAAAATAGCACTGCAGAACAAACCCTTCAGCTGTCTATGGAAGTATTACCAGAGTATGCGGCCGACTACATGTTTTTGACGGCCTATGATCCTGAAAAAAGAGGAGAGGCGTTGAACGCCTTAAAGGACTCGCCGATTTGGCAAGGGCTGGATGCCATGAAAAATAATCAAGTATTTTACAATGATTTCGACACGTATTATCGATACGACCCGATTGCAATTTATGAGCAAATTGACTTATTTGTAGACATGCTGATTGACAGAAGTAAAGAAAATCAGACAAAGTAAAAAGGGGTTTTGATGATGAATTCAGAACAGCTATATGATGTAACGATTATTGGCGGTGGCCCTGCAGGACTGTACTCTGCTTTCTATAGTGGTTTAAGGGAAATGAAAACAAAAATTATCGAATATCAACCTTATTTAGGTGGAAAAGTGCATGTTTATCCAGAAAAAATGATTTGGGATGTAGGGGGACTTACACCTGTTACCGGTGAACGACTAATTGAACAAGTCGTTCAGCAAGGCTTAACGTTTGAACCCGAGCTCGTATTAGGTGAAAAAGTGACGTCGATTAACAAAGACGAGGATGGATACTTTGTTATTCAGACATCTACAAACCAAAAGCATTTATCCAAAACGGTTATTTTAGCTGTTGGTGGCGGAATCTTGAACCCAACAAAATTGGAAATTGAAGGTGCTGAGCGCTTTGAAGTGTCCAATTTGCATTATACGGTAAAATCGCTGGCACGTTTTACAGGAAAAACGGTCTTGATTTCTGGTGGTGGCAATGCGGCTGTTGACTGGGCAAATGAATTGGAGCCCATTGCGAAAAAGGTTTACCTAACGTATCGGAAAGACATGTTGAAAGGGCATGAGGCAGAAGTATCACGGCTATTTAATAGTTCTGTTGAGTGTTTATTGAATACGTCTATTCACAAACTCATCGCGGCAAGTGATCATGAAAGCATTGAGCAAGTGGAGTTGCTGAGCAGTGAGGATGGAAAGACGATTCAATTAGCTGTTGATGATGTGATTATTAATCATGGTTACGATCGTGATAAAGAGTTGACGTCAAATAGTGGCTTAAACATTGAAATGGCGGATGAATATGGGATTGCGGGTAGCCCGATGAGTGAAACATCAGTACCTGGGCTCTTTGCAGCAGGGGATATTTTGAGTCATGAAGGCAAGCTTCATTTAATCGCAGGGGCATTTCAAGACGCGGCCAATGCGGTCAATAAAGCGAAGCAATATATCACACCGGATGCTTATGGGCATGGTATGGTGTCCTCGCATAACGATATTTTTAAAGAGAAAAACCGTGAAATAGTGAAGCATTTGTATGCGGTGAAAGGCTAACTTGTTTGGATGATGGCATAGTAGATTATAAAATGAAGACGACTTCATCATTTTTGGATGAGGTCGTTTTTGTCATACAATCAAATGAAACAACCAACTCAACAGATACCCCATGAGGATATACGTCAAAAATGATCTGATAGTTAGAGCACGACCGTTAGGTAGAATAAACTCAGAGATGCTTGTCAGCGCAATTAAACCAATGGAAACGCCCATTAATATCCCCTGTACCTTGTCTAAGAGATTTACGTAATGACCTATCCAAATGAAGACACTAAAGCATATTGAGAGGCTGATAAAAATAAGCAACAAGCTCCATATCTTCTTGCCCTGCGCTAATAGCGCTGTTGTCAGAGCGAAGCCTTCCGGCAGGTGATGGAGAATGGTAGAGGTTGTGATTGCGACGCCAAAAGTCGAATCTCCTAATACATTTCCGATTGTCATGCTAAGTGGGATTGTGTGGAGCAAAAGTGCGATAGTGAGTAAATAAAGCGATGGCGTTTTAGCATTCGTTGGATGGGATAGATTGTGAAGCACTCGAAATAATAGATAGCCAATCAGAACGCCGAGAAGAATACCGAAGGGGGGGTATACTTGTAAGGCATTTGGTAGAATATCGAGGGTAAGCAATCCGATTAAAAAACCACCGCATAACAACGATAATCCGTGCGTCGTTTGTTGAAAAATTTTAGAGAAGAGCCAAGCAAAGGTACCTCCTGCGCTGACACTCATAAATAGAAATCCACCAAGTATCATGGCATTCAACGGTTGTTGCCTCCCAATCTGTAATCATTGTAAAGCTACTATATGCACCATGTGAGCGACTTAGCAAAATGTATCTTTCTTTTTACTCTTGACATACAATAGGGGGGTATAGTAAATTAGAGGTGTTGATAGGGCAAGAAAGATAGCAACATATTTTTTTGAAATCTTTATACCCCCAACCCGTATATGAGGCGATCAACCATCAAATTGAAGAATCCGAGATTGTAAGCACAAAGAAATGAGGATGGACATGGAGAAAATGGTTAAACTAGCTGTCAACGGCGGTATTGCATTCGGCTCAAAATTGAATGCGAAGCAACTCGCGGTCATTGCAGCCTATATGAATGAAGGCGATGAGCTAGAGGTGACAACGTTCCAGCAACTCTATATTGAAGTCGCCGAAAGTAAAGTGGCGGAGATGACGGAGCGGTTTGAGGAAGTTGGCTTAGCTTGTTATCCAGTCGGCAATTTTGTAAAAAGCTTGCGGACGTGCAATTTTTGTAAAGGGTCAGAGCAAGAAGGAATGCCTGTTGCGAAGGAACTCAATGCACGGATTGCAGGACAGCCCGTTCCATTTACATTACGACCTGCTTATACAGGATGTCCGATTGGTTGCGGTGAACCGCTAGTCAATGATATTGGTGTCATGAAGATGAGAAATGGCTATGATCTATACGTTGGTGGTAAAGCAAAGGGTTTTGATGCAGCAACGGGCACTTTATTGCTCACGCAACTAGAGCCTGAACAATTGTATGTGGCTGTAGATAAAATCATTGCGCTGTATGCAGAACAAGGAAAGAAAAGGGAACCTTTCTTCAAATTTATTAATCGTTTTGGGGTTGAGAATCTCAAGAGTGAACTGATTGACCTACTTCATGTAAAATGCTAATATAGGGGTACGGGGTATATATGGACCCGCTCAAGGAGGCGAAATCATGGAGGAAACAACGAAAAAAACAGTTCAACCCAATAAGCAACAATTGCTGAATCGCTTAAAGCGTGTAGAAGGGCAAGTAAGAGGCGTTCATCAAATGGTCGAGAATGATCGTTACTGTGTCGATATTTTGCACCAGATTAGCGCGATTCAATCAGCCATGAATAAGGTTTCGTTAGCGCTGCTAGAAGATCATACGCATCACTGTGTCGTCAATGCTATTAAAGGGCAGAACGGTGAAGCGGCCATTAAAGAATTGATGGATGTTATGAAAACAATGACGAAGTAAAAAAATGTGGAGCGTAGTTCTTTACATACCTATACAGGGTATGTTAAATTAAAAACAATAATCAACCAGGAGGTTTTTAACATGAAAGAAATTTTAAAAGTAGAAGGTATGTCATGCGGGCATTGTGTGAATTCAATCGAAACGAATGTAGGAGAGCTTGCAGGTGTCTCTGCTGTAAAAGTGGATCTTGCTAACAAAGAAGTTGCGGTAGAATACGATAACGCAGCGACATTGGCGCAAATCAAAGAAACGATTGAAGACCAAGGTTACGATCTTGTTTAATTAATTGCATGTCCGCTTACACCACGTGGGGGTATAAAGCGGTGGAGGAGATTATACCTCTTGATAGGTATAGTCCTTCTTTTTGAAAATAATATACCCCCACCAAGTATCGGAGGAGAGATAACATGGCAACAACAGAAAAAACATTACAAATTAATGGCATGACGTGTTCAGCTTGTGCCAATCGTATTGAAAAAGGGCTTTCAAAAATTGAAGGTGTTGAGAAAGCAAACGTTAACTATGCATTGGAACGTTCAACGATTACCTATGACCCAGCCCAAACAAATGTGAAAGAGTTTACAGAAAGAATTGAAAAACTTGGGTATAGCGTTATTCAAGATAAAGTCGATTTCGATATTTCGGGTATGACATGTGCGGCATGTGCGACGAAAATCGAAAAGCGTATCAATAAAATGGAAGGTGTTTCGAGTGCCAGCGTTAACTTTGCACTGGAAACAATTGCTGTTGAATATGACAGTAAACAAGTCGCAACGACGGATATGATGACGGCTGTTAAGAAAATGGGCTATGAATTATTGCCGAAGCAAGATAATAAAGACAAGATGGATCATAAAGAACAGGAAATTAAAAAGCAACAGAACAAGTTTATCTTTTCATTAATTTTAACGATTCCATTGCTATGGACGATGGTGGCACATTTTGAGTTTTTATCCTTCATTTATATGCCTGCGATTTTAATGAATCCATGGGTACAGTTAGCATTCGCAACACCAGTTCAATTCTACATCGGTGCGCAGTTCTACAAAGGTGCCTTTAATTCACTACGCAATAAAAGTGCCAACATGGACGTTTTAGTTGCACTCGGTACGAGCGCTGCTTATTTCTACAGTTTGTACTTGTCGATTGAATGGATGAATACAGGGAAAGTCGGCAGTCCCGAATTATATTTTGAAGCATCCGCAGTTATTATCACATTGATTGTCCTTGGGAAATTATTTGAAATTCGTGCCAAAGGAAAAACGAGTCAAGCGATTCAAAAGTTGCTCGGCCTACAAGCGAAAACAGCAAGAGTATTACGAGATGGCGCTGAAATCGAATTACCAATTGAACAAGTCGTTACTGGAGATATCATCCTTGTGAAGCCGGGTGAAAAGATTCCGGTAGATGGTGAAATTATCGAAGGACGTTCGGCTATTGATGAATCGATGATTACAGGTGAAAGCCTTCCAGTCGATAAAGTGGCGGGTGACGTTGTCATTGGTGCAACCATTAATAAGAATGGATCACTGCAAATCAAAGCAACAAAAGTCGGGAAAGATACAGCGTTGGCACAAATTGTCAAAGTAGTTGAAGAAGCACAAGGTTCGAAAGCTGAAATCCAACGATTAGCAGACAGAATTTCAGGTGTCTTTGTACCAGTTGTTGTCGTGATCGCAGTGGCAACATTCTTCATCTGGTATTTTGCAGTGACTCCAGGCGATTTCCGTTCGGCTTTGATTCCAACGATTTCGATTTTGGTGATTGCTTGTCCATGTGCGCTAGGTTTGGCAACGCCAACGTCGATTATGGCAGGTTCAGGTAGAGCGGCTGAAATGGGACTGTTGTTTAAAGGCGGCGAACACTTGGAAAACACACGCTCAATTGACACTGTCGTGTTAGATAAAACAGGAACAGTAACAAAAGGGGAGCCTGCTTTAACAGATGTCACAGTGACGGAAGGCTTTGTAGAAGATGAAGTACTGCAATTAGTCGCAACAGCTGAAAATCAATCTGAGCATCCACTCGCACAAGCGATTGTTTTGGGAGCGAAAGAAAAAGGCTTGTCATTGCTTGAGGTGACGAACTTTGAAGCCATACCTGGCTATGGTATTCAGGCTGAAGTCAACGGTAAAGAAGTATTAGTCGGTACAAGACGATTAATGAATGAGCGTAAGATTGCATTGTTAGACTCGAATGCTACGATGGAGAAAATGGAAAGTGAAGGAAAAACGGCGATGTTAATTGCTGTCGATCAAAAGCTTGCAGGTGTCGTAGCAGTAGCGGATACAGTGAAAGAAACATCGAAAGAAGCAATTGCGAGAATGCAGGCATTGGGTCTGGAAGTCATTATGCTGACAGGAGATAACCAACGAACTGCCGAAGCGATTGCGCGCCAAGTCGGCTTAACAAATGTCATTGCAGAAGTGTTACCAGAACAAAAAAGTGATGAAATTAAAAAGTTACAAGACCAAGGCAAGAAAGTGGCCATGGTCGGTGATGGTATCAATGACGCACCAGCACTTGCCATGGCTGATATCGGAATGGCAGTCGGAACTGGGACAGATATTGCGATTGAGGCGGCAGATATTACGCTAATGCGCGGCGATTTAAACAGCGTGGCAGATGCGATTATTATGAGCCGTAAAACGATGCGTAATATTAAACAAAACCTATTCTTCGCATTTTTCTACAACACAGTTGGCATCCCAATCGCAGCGATTGGCTTGTTGGCTCCGTGGGTTGCCGGTGCGGCGATGGCGTTTAGTTCGGTATCCGTTGTTTTGAATGCATTGCGTTTACAGCGAGTAAAATTATAAAAAAGAGAAGGCCATGCGGGAGAGATTCTGCATGGCTTTCGATTTATGTAGGAAGGATGATTTATGATGAAGAACATGCACCTTGAATTATATACAAGGCCGACTTGCTCGGATTGCCAAGATGCAAAAGCGTATCTTGCCAAACATAATATTTTGTATATCGATCATGATTTATCGAAAGAGCCAGAGAAAGAACGAACGCTCATCAAATTATCAGGTGCAAGAATGGTGCCGACATTCGTATTTAAGGATAAATCACTGTGCGGATGGATGAGCAAACCGAAAGTGCTAATTGGTTTTGAGATGAATTATGAGGAAATTGTGGAGATGCTCAACAACTGAAATGGTTTGCGGAATGGCTTATTCAGTCGTGCATAGTTTTTTGATATTTTCTTGTTACACTACAAAAGAAGTCAACAAGAAAAGAGGAGAAGTATGCGATGACATTCAGACTAAAGTTTGTGACATTGGTGCTCGGTACATTGATCATTGGTGGTTGCGGCGTAGACAAAGCGCAATTCCATGAAGAAGAGGTCGATCATGCAGCGATGGATCACGACATGATGGAAAATGAACATATGAGCCATGACGAAGTTCAGGCTTTGAACAATTCAACAGGAGAAAATGCATTAATCATACCGATGATGTTGAAAGCGAATCAAGAGGAAAACGTCACATATACAGTCCGAGCACAGCAAGGGTCGACGGAAATATTTGACGGCATACAAACAAATACGTATGGCTATAACGGGTCGATGTTAGGTCCGATGCTTCGCTTGGAAAAAGGCGAAACCGTAAAAATTAAAACGATCAATGAGTTGGAAGAGGATACGACCTTTCATTGGCATGGGTTAGAAGTAGCGGGGGAAGCAGATGGTGGCCCACATAGTGTCCTAGCGCCTGGAGAAGAAAAAATCCTTGAATTTGAAGTGACACAGGAAGCAGCGACACTTTGGTTCCACCCACATCCAATCGGTAAAACGGCTGAACAAGTATACTACGGATTGGCGGGTTTGATTTACATTGAGGATGATAACTCGAAAAATCTTGGATTGCCGAGTGACTATGGCAAGAACGATTTTCCGTTGATTTTTCAAGACCGAACATTTGACGATAAGAAGCAACTGAATTATCAGGCTGTGATGAATTCAGATGGCACAATCGGAGATACGTTATTGATCAACGGGACGGTGAATCCGAAATTGGCTGTCAAGCAAGAGAAAGTGCGTCTGCGCTTGTTAAATGGCTCCAACGCGCGGAATTACACCTTTAAATTGAATAGTGGAGACTCGTTTGTTCAAGTTGCAACAGATGGCGGATTTTTGAATAAGCCGGTGATGTTGAATGAAGTGACGTTAACCCCTTCCGAACGTGCGGAAATCATCGTTGATTTTTCACAAATCAATGCAAAGGATTTGGCGCTTACTAATGAAGAAGGGGCCATTCTTTTACCGTTTGAAGTGCTAGACGGAGAGGGTACGACTGATGAAGCGCAAGAAAAGATGAATGATTTTGCAGTGACAGCAGAAGAAAAAGCGTTGCCTGTTACAAAGAAAATCGAGTTATTTGGCATGATGGAGCATGTCACGATAAACGGTAAGAAATTTGACCCGAATCGCATTGATTTCACGCAGCAACAAGGCATGACAGAAGTATGGGAGATTTACAATAAACCGGATATGATGGGCGGCATGATTCATCCATTCCATATCCATGGGACGCAATTTAAAATCCTGTCTAGAAATGGACAAGAACCACCGGAAAATGAGCAAGGTTGGAAAGATAGTTTCGCAATAGCACCGGACGAGACTGTAAAAATAGCCGTGCAGTTTAAACATAAAGGTGTCTACATGTTCCATTGCCATATTCTTGAACATGAAGAAAATGGGATGATGGGACAAGTGCAGGTAGAATAAAGTGAAACTTCAATCAGTAGGGGGGCCTCATCCCCCACTGATTGGGGGAATACAAGCTAAAGGCGTCACGTCCTGTGACAACGCTTGTATGACCAACGTCATGTTGGCCCGAACCAATCGGGCTTTTACGGGCAGTTGATCTCCCACCTATCCTTTTCGTTTCCCTTAAGTCTTGAGGTGGGAGTCTTACTGCCCGTTAATGCGGGATAAAAGGACGAAAGGTGAGTCACTAACGAGTTATAAGTGCTCACCTTTTTGTCACATCGGAAAAGAGGTGAGCAGTAGATGAACAAAATATCCATCAAGTTGGC from Sporosarcina sp. FSL K6-1522 includes the following:
- a CDS encoding metal-sensitive transcriptional regulator, which translates into the protein MEETTKKTVQPNKQQLLNRLKRVEGQVRGVHQMVENDRYCVDILHQISAIQSAMNKVSLALLEDHTHHCVVNAIKGQNGEAAIKELMDVMKTMTK
- the copZ gene encoding copper chaperone CopZ, giving the protein MKEILKVEGMSCGHCVNSIETNVGELAGVSAVKVDLANKEVAVEYDNAATLAQIKETIEDQGYDLV
- a CDS encoding heavy metal translocating P-type ATPase, with product MATTEKTLQINGMTCSACANRIEKGLSKIEGVEKANVNYALERSTITYDPAQTNVKEFTERIEKLGYSVIQDKVDFDISGMTCAACATKIEKRINKMEGVSSASVNFALETIAVEYDSKQVATTDMMTAVKKMGYELLPKQDNKDKMDHKEQEIKKQQNKFIFSLILTIPLLWTMVAHFEFLSFIYMPAILMNPWVQLAFATPVQFYIGAQFYKGAFNSLRNKSANMDVLVALGTSAAYFYSLYLSIEWMNTGKVGSPELYFEASAVIITLIVLGKLFEIRAKGKTSQAIQKLLGLQAKTARVLRDGAEIELPIEQVVTGDIILVKPGEKIPVDGEIIEGRSAIDESMITGESLPVDKVAGDVVIGATINKNGSLQIKATKVGKDTALAQIVKVVEEAQGSKAEIQRLADRISGVFVPVVVVIAVATFFIWYFAVTPGDFRSALIPTISILVIACPCALGLATPTSIMAGSGRAAEMGLLFKGGEHLENTRSIDTVVLDKTGTVTKGEPALTDVTVTEGFVEDEVLQLVATAENQSEHPLAQAIVLGAKEKGLSLLEVTNFEAIPGYGIQAEVNGKEVLVGTRRLMNERKIALLDSNATMEKMESEGKTAMLIAVDQKLAGVVAVADTVKETSKEAIARMQALGLEVIMLTGDNQRTAEAIARQVGLTNVIAEVLPEQKSDEIKKLQDQGKKVAMVGDGINDAPALAMADIGMAVGTGTDIAIEAADITLMRGDLNSVADAIIMSRKTMRNIKQNLFFAFFYNTVGIPIAAIGLLAPWVAGAAMAFSSVSVVLNALRLQRVKL
- a CDS encoding glutaredoxin family protein, translating into MMKNMHLELYTRPTCSDCQDAKAYLAKHNILYIDHDLSKEPEKERTLIKLSGARMVPTFVFKDKSLCGWMSKPKVLIGFEMNYEEIVEMLNN
- a CDS encoding multicopper oxidase domain-containing protein, producing the protein MTFRLKFVTLVLGTLIIGGCGVDKAQFHEEEVDHAAMDHDMMENEHMSHDEVQALNNSTGENALIIPMMLKANQEENVTYTVRAQQGSTEIFDGIQTNTYGYNGSMLGPMLRLEKGETVKIKTINELEEDTTFHWHGLEVAGEADGGPHSVLAPGEEKILEFEVTQEAATLWFHPHPIGKTAEQVYYGLAGLIYIEDDNSKNLGLPSDYGKNDFPLIFQDRTFDDKKQLNYQAVMNSDGTIGDTLLINGTVNPKLAVKQEKVRLRLLNGSNARNYTFKLNSGDSFVQVATDGGFLNKPVMLNEVTLTPSERAEIIVDFSQINAKDLALTNEEGAILLPFEVLDGEGTTDEAQEKMNDFAVTAEEKALPVTKKIELFGMMEHVTINGKKFDPNRIDFTQQQGMTEVWEIYNKPDMMGGMIHPFHIHGTQFKILSRNGQEPPENEQGWKDSFAIAPDETVKIAVQFKHKGVYMFHCHILEHEENGMMGQVQVE